In one Poecilia reticulata strain Guanapo linkage group LG8, Guppy_female_1.0+MT, whole genome shotgun sequence genomic region, the following are encoded:
- the slc2a6 gene encoding solute carrier family 2, facilitated glucose transporter member 6, whose product MNSVHTPLLRRTTSSVSEISNSRLYLAVFSAVLGNFNFGYSLVYPSPVLPKLTSPDADPRLRLDPNQAAWFGSIYSLGAAAGGLGAMLLNDLIGRKMSIMMSAVPSTAGYTLIGGAVNLSMLHGGRFLTGVAGGMTAASIPVYISEISHKKVRGALGSCPQITAVFGTLTLYALGLVVPWRWLAVAGCVPTVLMVVLLVFMPSSPRRLLSLGQEQKAEKALRWLRGPNYNTSIELNAIQHSINTQVKITLAQLGTPIYYRPILISVGMRFLQQMTGITPILVYLEPIFAKSSVSLEPRYDAAIVGAVRLLSVAVAASLMDKAGRKALLYTSSMLMFLSSLTLTMISHTTPCPAVNVTAPNSELGNALQASQETALSFVPLISTMVFIFGYAMGWGPITWLLMSEVLPLVARGVASGLCVTVSWVTAFALTHAFTLLVDAYGLYVPYLMFTVVCVFCLLFNAVCIPETRKRSLEEIENYFRTGRTFTIRQNHPSVVSS is encoded by the exons ATGAACTCCGTGCATACGCCATTGCTGCGAAGAACTACATCATCTGTGTCCGAg ATCAGTAACTCCAGATTGTATCTAGCCGTGTTCTCAGCAGTTCTTGGTAACTTCAACTTTGGTTACTCCCTGGTCTATCCGTCCCCCGTCTTGCCGAAGCTCACAAGTCCCGATGCAGACCCTCGGCTCCGATTGGACCCGAACCAGGCGGCCTGGTTCGGGTCCATCTACTCCCTGGGTGCAGCAGCCGGGGGTCTCGGGGCGATGCTGCTCAACGACCTGATTGGACGGAAGATGAGCATCATGATGTCAGCGGTTCCCTCGACCGCTGG ATACACGCTGATTGGAGGAGCCGTGAACTTGTCGATGCTCCACGGGGGTCGATTCTTGACCGGTGTTGCCGGGGGGATGACGGCTGCTTCAATTCCA GTTTACATCTCAGAGATCTCCCACAAAAAAGTCAGAGGGGCCCTGGGCTCCTGCCCCCAGATCACAGCCGTGTTTGGCACCCTAACGCTCTACGCCCTTG GTCTGGTGGTGCCGTGGCGGTGGCTGGCGGTGGCGGGGTGCGTGCCAACCGTGCTGATGGTCGTCCTGCTGGTGTTCATGCCTTCCTCCCCCAGGAGACTCCTCTCCCTCGGCCAGGAGCAGAAAGCGGAAAAAGCCCTTCGCTGGCTGAGAGGACCCAACTACAACACGAGCATAGAGCTCAATGCCATACAG cACAGCATTAACACACAGGTTAAGATCACCTTGGCCCAGCTGGGCACGCCCATCTACTACCGGCCAATCCTGATCTCGGTTGGGATGCGTTTCTTGCAGCAGATGACGGGAATCACGCCAATTCTGGTTTACCTGGAGCCGATCTTTGCTAAGAGCAGTGTCTCCCTGGAGCCCAG GTACGACGCTGCCATCGTGGGTGCGGTCCGCCTCCTCTCTGTCGCCGTGGCAGCCAGCCTGATGGACAAGGCAGGACGTAAAGCCCTGCTGTACACGTCGAGCATGCTGATGTTCCTGTCCTCTCTGACGCTGACCATGATCTCCCACACCACGCCTTGCCCGGCTGTAAATGTTACAGCTCCGAACTCTGAGCTGGGCAATGCGTTGCAGGCCAGCCAGGAAACGGCTCTGAGCTTCGTCCCGCTCATCAGTACCATGGTGTTTATATTTG GATACGCCATGGGATGGGGACCGATCACTTGGCTGCTGATGTCAGAGGTGTTGCCGCTGGTGGCCAGGGGCGTGGCGTCAGGCCTGTGTGTCACAGTGAGCTGGGTGACGGCCTTCGCGCTCACGCACGCCTTCACCCTCCTGGTGGACGCTTACGGCCTGTACGTGCCCTACCTGATGTTCACGGTGGTGTGCGTCTTCTGCCTGCTGTTCAACGCCGTGTGCATCCCGGAGACTCGCAAGCGCTCGCTGGAGGAAATAGAGAACTATTTCAGGACCGGACGCACATTCACCATCAGGCAAAACCATCCCAGCGTGGTGTCCAGCTGA